The Ornithinimicrobium faecis genome includes a window with the following:
- a CDS encoding NADH:flavin oxidoreductase, whose translation MEHLDPLLEPFALKSLTLRNRIVSTSHEPAYAEDGLPKDRYRAYHVEKARGGVALTMIGGSAVVSPDSPPAFGNLLLYRDEIVPWLRRLTDEVHEHGAAVMTQVTHLGRRTSNYSGDWLPLVYPSALREPAHRSFPKIAEAWDLDRIVSDYADAAARCAAAGLDGIELMHYSHLLDSFLSPATNHRSDDHGGSLEARMTFPRRVIRAVREAVGEDFIIGIRMSMDEDRPDGLQRDEALEALRHYVADGIDFLSVIKGTIDRDATLAKVIPSMGTPAAPFLDFAGEIRQAIDIPVMHASRISDVATARHAIRGGLLDLVGMTRAQMADPFLVAKLAAGEEDRIRPCVGANYCLDAIYESGDAKCVHNPATGREQQLPQRIERSTGPRRTAVIVGAGPAGLEAARVLGERGHRVTVLEAADAAGGQLRLAASAPRRRDLIGIVDWRLAEAKHAGVEFHFGSFAEAEVVVAEEPDLVIIATGGVPNRTFLTVGQDLVDDTWDVMDGSVHATGDVLVFDDNGAEPAMDAAEKLARTGARVHLVTPERALAPLVGSMNSPAYLQAFAEHDVAVRLAHRLIGVRRGADGRLIAELYSEYADRTLEQTVDRVVVEHGTLPNDELYLELVPGSSNRGEVDHRALLGGRPQELRTNPAGRYQLFRIGDAVASRNVHAAIYDALRLCHTA comes from the coding sequence GTGGAGCACCTCGATCCGCTGTTGGAGCCCTTCGCGCTCAAGTCCCTGACGCTGCGCAACCGCATCGTCAGCACCTCGCACGAGCCCGCCTATGCCGAGGACGGACTGCCCAAGGACCGCTATCGGGCCTATCACGTGGAGAAGGCCCGGGGCGGGGTCGCGCTCACCATGATTGGTGGCTCGGCCGTGGTGTCCCCGGACAGCCCACCGGCCTTCGGCAACCTGCTGCTCTATCGCGACGAGATCGTGCCGTGGCTGCGCCGGCTGACCGACGAGGTCCACGAGCACGGTGCCGCGGTGATGACCCAGGTCACCCACCTGGGGCGGCGCACCAGCAACTACTCCGGCGACTGGCTGCCGCTGGTCTATCCCTCGGCGCTGCGCGAGCCCGCTCACCGGTCCTTCCCCAAGATCGCGGAGGCCTGGGACCTGGATCGGATCGTCTCGGACTATGCCGATGCCGCCGCCCGCTGCGCAGCGGCCGGCCTGGACGGGATCGAGTTGATGCACTACAGCCACCTGCTCGACTCCTTCCTCTCGCCCGCGACCAACCACCGCTCGGACGACCACGGCGGCAGCCTGGAGGCGCGGATGACCTTCCCGCGCAGGGTGATCCGGGCCGTGCGGGAGGCGGTGGGCGAGGACTTCATCATCGGCATCCGGATGTCCATGGACGAGGACCGCCCCGACGGGCTGCAGCGGGACGAGGCCCTCGAGGCGCTGCGGCACTATGTCGCCGACGGCATCGACTTCCTCAGCGTGATCAAGGGGACCATTGACCGGGACGCCACGCTGGCCAAGGTCATCCCCTCCATGGGCACGCCCGCCGCGCCGTTCCTCGACTTCGCTGGCGAGATCCGGCAGGCCATTGACATCCCGGTGATGCACGCCTCGCGGATCAGTGATGTCGCGACCGCCCGGCACGCGATCCGGGGCGGTCTGCTCGACCTGGTCGGCATGACGCGCGCCCAGATGGCAGACCCCTTTCTGGTGGCCAAGCTCGCTGCCGGCGAGGAGGATCGGATCCGCCCGTGCGTCGGTGCGAACTATTGCCTGGACGCGATCTATGAGTCCGGCGACGCCAAGTGCGTGCACAACCCCGCGACGGGCCGCGAGCAGCAGCTGCCACAGCGCATCGAGCGCAGCACCGGGCCGCGCCGAACCGCCGTCATCGTCGGCGCCGGACCCGCCGGTCTCGAGGCAGCCCGGGTGCTGGGGGAGCGCGGGCACCGAGTCACCGTGCTCGAGGCCGCTGACGCTGCGGGAGGGCAGCTGCGCCTTGCTGCGTCTGCCCCGCGCCGGCGTGACCTGATCGGCATCGTCGACTGGCGGCTGGCCGAGGCCAAGCACGCCGGGGTGGAGTTCCACTTTGGTTCCTTCGCCGAGGCTGAGGTCGTCGTTGCTGAGGAGCCGGACCTGGTGATCATCGCCACCGGGGGCGTGCCCAACCGCACCTTCCTCACCGTGGGCCAGGACCTGGTGGACGACACCTGGGACGTCATGGACGGCAGTGTGCACGCGACCGGTGACGTCCTGGTGTTTGACGACAACGGCGCGGAGCCCGCGATGGATGCCGCGGAAAAGCTGGCCCGCACCGGCGCCCGCGTCCATCTGGTGACCCCGGAGCGCGCGCTGGCCCCGTTGGTCGGCTCCATGAACTCGCCCGCCTATCTGCAGGCCTTTGCCGAGCACGACGTCGCGGTGCGACTGGCGCACAGGTTGATCGGGGTGCGGCGGGGGGCCGACGGACGCCTGATCGCTGAGCTCTACAGCGAGTATGCCGATCGCACCCTGGAGCAGACCGTCGACCGGGTGGTCGTCGAGCACGGCACCCTGCCCAACGACGAGCTCTATCTGGAGCTGGTCCCCGGGTCGAGCAACCGGGGCGAGGTCGATCACCGGGCGCTGCTGGGTGGGCGGCCGCAGGAACTGCGCACCAACCCCGCGGGCCGCTATCAGCTGTTCCGGATCGGCGACGCCGTTGCGAGCCGGAATGTCCACGCCGCCATCTATGACGCGCTGCGTCTGTGTCACACCGCCTGA
- a CDS encoding LysR family transcriptional regulator, whose protein sequence is MASVTLFTPEENQQFPHEIVQYFCMIDPRLHVLRVVAARGTVTAAAHDLSYTPSAVSHQLRGLARDLGVTLLEPDGRGVRLTVAARILLERSDELYARWEEIHAEVAEADPEPGSTLRLCGFSTAAAALLPSVAARVRADHPHSTVRIIEADPTECFDLLLADQADLAVVVAVPGLPSTTDARFEQESVLEDPLDLLVPADHPLAHRSSVSLREVADDPWILDRPGSTFHNLTQAACAAAGFSPFVAHEAVEWETGAALVDAGLGVSLVPRLARLPGGYQIIRVPLRGDPTPARHIRSSIRRGSRRQPVVASALTALAEAAQRSASMPRPVD, encoded by the coding sequence ATGGCCAGTGTGACGCTCTTTACCCCTGAAGAGAATCAACAGTTCCCGCACGAGATCGTGCAATACTTTTGCATGATTGATCCACGGCTGCACGTGCTCAGGGTCGTCGCCGCCCGGGGCACAGTTACGGCCGCTGCCCACGACCTGAGCTACACCCCCTCTGCCGTCTCCCACCAGCTGCGCGGGCTGGCCCGGGACCTTGGGGTCACCTTGCTCGAGCCCGATGGTCGGGGCGTGCGGCTCACCGTCGCCGCCCGCATCCTGCTGGAGCGATCCGACGAGCTCTATGCCCGGTGGGAGGAGATCCACGCCGAGGTCGCCGAGGCCGATCCCGAGCCGGGCAGCACGCTGCGCCTGTGTGGGTTCTCCACTGCTGCAGCGGCACTGCTGCCCTCAGTCGCTGCTCGGGTGCGGGCCGACCATCCGCACAGCACGGTGCGGATCATCGAGGCTGACCCGACCGAGTGCTTCGACCTGCTGCTCGCCGACCAGGCCGACCTCGCGGTGGTGGTCGCTGTCCCCGGATTGCCCTCCACCACCGACGCGCGCTTCGAGCAGGAGAGCGTGTTGGAGGACCCGCTGGACCTGCTCGTGCCGGCCGACCACCCGCTGGCCCACCGGTCCTCGGTGTCACTGCGCGAGGTCGCCGACGACCCGTGGATCCTGGACCGCCCCGGCAGCACCTTCCACAACCTCACCCAGGCAGCCTGTGCGGCAGCCGGGTTCTCACCCTTCGTTGCCCACGAGGCCGTCGAGTGGGAGACCGGCGCGGCGCTGGTCGACGCCGGCCTGGGCGTCTCGCTCGTCCCCCGGTTGGCCCGGCTCCCGGGCGGTTATCAGATCATCCGCGTGCCGCTGCGTGGTGACCCGACGCCGGCCCGGCACATCCGCAGCAGCATCCGCCGGGGCAGCCGGCGCCAGCCCGTCGTCGCGAGCGCGCTGACCGCCCTGGCCGAGGCCGCTCAGCGCAGTGCGTCGATGCCTCGCCCTGTTGACTGA
- a CDS encoding aromatic ring-hydroxylating oxygenase subunit alpha, with amino-acid sequence MTTLDQTVADSTLTDPTPTNRTPTEAAATAAPAHGIPDPAVLVARRRPGHVLEGPFYTSPEIFALDIDAVYAKQWIFVATEPEIAEPGDYVTIDLGRYSVIVLRDDDGQVRALHNVCRHRGSRVLLEERGSVGNLVCGYHQWTYATDGRLLHAGEQPPEFDKACFGLRQVAVRTVGGLIFICLATSPPEDFDDVADRIEPYLAPHDLANTKVAAQVDLVEHGNWKLVMENNRECYHCEAGHPELTCTFFPTYGFALEDIPARLMPAHARYLKAGVDLARACDERGLPHAEIEELTDRSTGFRIQREPLDGAGESYTRDGKAACRKLLGDLDIPRLGRLSMHTQPNAWFHFQADHVVTFSVLPLAADRTLVRTTWHVHRDAVEGEDYDLDHLTEVWSRTNEQDGEFVARTQAGVSSPAFVPGPYSSSEYQVDALVTWYLQRLQEHLGR; translated from the coding sequence ATGACCACCCTTGATCAGACCGTCGCCGACTCGACCCTGACCGACCCGACCCCGACCAACCGGACCCCCACCGAAGCGGCCGCGACCGCTGCGCCGGCACACGGCATACCGGATCCTGCTGTGCTGGTGGCCCGCCGCCGACCGGGCCATGTCCTGGAGGGGCCGTTCTACACCAGCCCGGAGATCTTTGCCCTGGACATCGATGCGGTCTATGCCAAGCAGTGGATCTTTGTCGCGACCGAGCCGGAGATCGCCGAGCCGGGCGACTACGTGACGATCGACCTGGGGCGCTATTCGGTCATCGTGCTGCGCGACGACGACGGGCAGGTCCGCGCCCTGCACAACGTGTGCCGGCATCGCGGGTCGCGGGTGCTGCTCGAGGAGCGTGGGTCCGTCGGCAACCTGGTGTGCGGCTATCACCAGTGGACCTATGCGACCGACGGCAGGCTGCTCCATGCCGGCGAGCAGCCGCCCGAGTTCGACAAGGCCTGCTTCGGGTTGCGCCAGGTGGCCGTGCGGACTGTGGGTGGCCTGATCTTCATCTGCCTGGCGACCTCGCCGCCGGAGGACTTTGACGACGTGGCTGACCGGATCGAGCCCTATCTCGCACCGCACGACTTGGCGAACACCAAGGTCGCGGCGCAGGTCGATCTGGTCGAGCACGGCAACTGGAAGCTCGTGATGGAGAACAACCGGGAGTGCTATCACTGCGAGGCCGGGCACCCCGAGCTGACCTGCACGTTCTTCCCGACCTATGGCTTTGCGCTCGAGGACATCCCGGCCCGTCTGATGCCGGCGCACGCGCGCTATCTCAAGGCAGGGGTCGACCTTGCGCGGGCCTGCGACGAGCGCGGCCTGCCGCACGCGGAGATCGAGGAGCTGACCGACCGGTCCACCGGCTTCCGGATCCAGCGCGAGCCGCTCGACGGGGCGGGGGAGTCCTACACCCGCGACGGGAAGGCCGCCTGCCGGAAACTGTTGGGGGACCTGGACATCCCCCGTCTCGGGCGGCTGTCAATGCACACGCAGCCCAACGCGTGGTTCCACTTCCAGGCCGACCACGTCGTCACCTTCAGCGTGCTGCCGCTGGCCGCAGACCGCACCCTGGTGCGCACCACCTGGCACGTGCACCGCGACGCCGTGGAAGGCGAGGACTATGACCTCGACCACCTGACCGAGGTGTGGAGCAGGACCAACGAGCAGGACGGTGAGTTCGTGGCGCGCACCCAGGCCGGTGTGAGCAGCCCCGCGTTTGTGCCCGGGCCCTATTCGTCCAGTGAGTATCAGGTGGACGCCCTGGTCACCTGGTATCTCCAGCGGTTGCAGGAGCACCTGGGCCGATGA
- a CDS encoding hybrid-cluster NAD(P)-dependent oxidoreductase has product MTDMLQRLPAPEVAQQLTDDFDGLLTCVEITPITHDVTSFTFALPGGAGLIFAPGQYLTITVEVDGVQLERCYTISSSPAQPERPTITVKRSPDGPVSTWLHDQLRVGDVVSAAGPYGLFSTATHPARKVLFLSAGSGITPLMSMTRAMRDQALVCGSGSGLSGPGLGEPLDIVFVHCARTPDDIIFRAELEALAAGGLAAVTIICQDDSPQEVWQGPRGRLTLGALFAAAPDVLDREVFTCGPPRFMAAVAEHLTLIAADPARSHRESFVLDAGAPASERALSGTSHLVTFARSGVTVECDAATTVLATAASAGLRLPSSCQGGVCGTCKSTLLSGQVDMQQAGGIRQREIDEGKFLPCCSTPLGDLEIDA; this is encoded by the coding sequence ATGACCGACATGCTGCAGCGCCTGCCGGCGCCCGAGGTCGCCCAGCAGTTGACGGACGACTTCGACGGGCTGCTCACCTGCGTCGAGATCACGCCGATCACGCACGACGTCACGAGCTTCACGTTCGCGCTCCCGGGAGGCGCCGGGCTGATCTTTGCACCGGGGCAATACCTCACGATCACTGTCGAGGTGGATGGCGTCCAGCTCGAGCGCTGCTACACCATCTCCTCCTCTCCCGCGCAGCCCGAGCGGCCCACGATCACGGTGAAGCGCTCGCCGGATGGTCCTGTCTCGACCTGGCTGCACGACCAGCTGCGGGTCGGCGACGTGGTGTCGGCCGCTGGGCCGTATGGGCTGTTCAGCACCGCCACCCACCCCGCGCGGAAGGTGCTGTTCCTGTCGGCTGGCAGTGGCATCACGCCGCTGATGTCGATGACCCGTGCGATGCGCGACCAGGCCCTCGTCTGCGGGAGTGGGTCGGGTCTGAGCGGGCCGGGCCTGGGCGAGCCATTGGATATCGTCTTCGTGCACTGCGCGCGGACTCCAGACGACATCATCTTTCGCGCCGAGCTCGAGGCACTGGCCGCCGGGGGGCTGGCCGCGGTGACGATCATCTGTCAGGACGACTCGCCGCAGGAGGTGTGGCAGGGGCCGCGTGGCCGGTTGACGCTGGGGGCCCTGTTCGCCGCGGCCCCCGACGTGCTCGATCGTGAGGTCTTCACCTGCGGCCCACCGCGCTTCATGGCCGCCGTCGCCGAGCACCTGACCCTGATCGCCGCGGACCCGGCGCGCTCTCACCGGGAGTCGTTCGTCCTCGACGCTGGTGCTCCTGCGTCGGAGCGAGCGTTGAGTGGAACCAGTCACCTGGTGACGTTCGCGCGCAGCGGCGTGACGGTTGAGTGTGATGCCGCGACAACGGTGCTCGCGACAGCGGCCTCGGCCGGGCTGCGGCTGCCGTCCTCGTGCCAGGGAGGAGTGTGCGGCACGTGCAAGAGCACCCTGTTGTCGGGGCAGGTCGACATGCAGCAAGCCGGTGGCATCCGCCAGCGCGAGATCGACGAGGGCAAGTTCCTGCCATGCTGCTCCACGCCGTTGGGTGATCTGGAGATCGACGCCTGA
- a CDS encoding helix-turn-helix domain-containing protein: protein MTDLASVPDSITIGRQLRHIRRGSGRTLDDVAGAAGISGSALSLLENGKREAKVSTLAALAKALDTDLSDLLQARPPSRRAALEIALEKAQRADSFESLGVPAVKIGPRLPTEALEALVGMHEALAAVQAERAATPEQARRANAELRARMRAANNYFPDIEAAAGQLLASIDHRGGPITRTAVDKLATHLGFTLVHTAALPTSTRTVTDLANRRIYLPQPDAGQHDSRSLALQALGHVVLGHEVPADYGDFLSQRVEINYFSAALLMPETSAVPLLKRAKAAKDIAIEDLRDAYAVSYETAAHRFTNLATRHLDLPVHFMRISEAGLIYKAYENDGVRFASDATGAIEGQRVCRHWTARVVFEQPDLSSAYQQYTDTRSGTYWCTAMVDRTTNGTFSVSVGVPYAHVKWMRGRETTERSKSRCPDPSCCAQPPAELASRWDGKAWPSARVHSHLLAAMPPGVFPGVDDTEVLQFLEQQTTG, encoded by the coding sequence ATGACAGATCTGGCCTCCGTTCCTGACTCGATCACCATTGGTCGCCAGCTCCGGCACATCCGGCGCGGCTCGGGTCGCACGCTCGATGACGTCGCCGGCGCCGCGGGCATCTCCGGCTCGGCGCTCTCGCTGCTGGAGAACGGCAAGCGCGAGGCCAAGGTGTCGACCCTCGCCGCCCTGGCCAAGGCCCTCGACACCGACCTGTCCGACCTGCTGCAGGCGCGCCCACCGAGCCGTCGCGCCGCCCTGGAGATCGCGCTGGAGAAGGCCCAGCGTGCGGACTCGTTCGAGTCGCTGGGCGTGCCCGCGGTCAAGATCGGGCCGCGGCTGCCCACCGAGGCCCTCGAGGCGCTGGTCGGCATGCACGAGGCCCTGGCGGCCGTGCAGGCCGAGCGTGCCGCGACCCCCGAGCAGGCGAGGCGGGCCAATGCCGAGCTGCGTGCTCGCATGCGTGCTGCCAACAACTACTTCCCCGACATCGAGGCCGCCGCCGGTCAGCTGCTGGCGTCGATCGACCACCGTGGCGGTCCGATCACCCGCACTGCGGTCGACAAGCTGGCCACCCACCTGGGCTTCACCCTGGTGCACACGGCCGCCCTGCCGACGTCCACCCGGACGGTCACCGACCTGGCGAACCGGAGGATCTATCTGCCACAGCCGGACGCGGGTCAGCACGACTCACGCTCGCTGGCGCTCCAGGCGCTCGGGCACGTCGTGCTCGGCCACGAGGTGCCGGCCGACTATGGCGACTTCCTGTCCCAGCGCGTGGAGATCAACTACTTCTCGGCTGCCCTGCTGATGCCCGAGACGAGCGCTGTGCCCTTGCTGAAGCGCGCCAAGGCGGCCAAGGACATCGCCATCGAGGACCTGCGCGATGCCTATGCCGTGTCCTACGAGACTGCGGCACACCGGTTCACCAACCTGGCCACCCGGCACCTGGACCTGCCGGTGCACTTCATGCGGATCTCCGAGGCCGGGCTGATCTACAAGGCCTATGAGAACGACGGCGTCCGCTTCGCCAGCGACGCCACCGGAGCCATTGAGGGGCAACGGGTCTGCCGCCACTGGACCGCACGAGTCGTCTTTGAGCAGCCGGACCTGTCCAGCGCCTATCAGCAATACACCGACACCCGCTCCGGCACCTACTGGTGCACCGCGATGGTGGACCGCACCACCAACGGCACCTTCTCGGTCAGCGTCGGCGTGCCCTATGCGCACGTGAAGTGGATGCGAGGACGCGAGACCACCGAGCGGTCCAAGTCCCGGTGCCCCGACCCGAGCTGCTGCGCCCAGCCGCCGGCCGAGCTGGCTTCGCGATGGGACGGCAAGGCGTGGCCGAGCGCCCGCGTGCACTCCCACCTGCTCGCCGCCATGCCACCCGGTGTCTTTCCTGGCGTCGACGACACCGAGGTCCTGCAGTTCCTGGAGCAGCAGACGACCGGCTGA
- a CDS encoding glutamate mutase L — translation MATAQLTLLCVDVGSTFTKAALLAADGTLLARAATPTTLESDVLDGVRAVAAECAAAGHDVPDLQDRDRVLLCSSAGGGLRLAVVGYERQVTAEAGHRVGLSAGAKVVHVATGTLRTADVTALRADRPDIVLLVGGTDGGNSEVLVHNARRLARSRVGAPIVVAGNVEAQGAVVAELEATGRSYVLADNVLPRIGVVEPTSARAAIREVFLRHVIGGKGLSRGPLFGSLVRAATPDAVLTGVETVAAARGADVMVIDIGGATTDVYSVITPEGEDATLRKEVVARLWHARTVEGDLGMRWNAPGVLEAADAEALAVPESAALAAWVQRVHEQPATLPGDADAASLLGEQQLDLELARLAATTAARRHARPANPGEAPRPLQNVRHLLGSGGVLRHAPEGGAETVLRAVLTDHGGGWRPPEDAHPAVDTAYLLFAAGLLAADHPGVARRVAEQVLTPQSTGRGIDALR, via the coding sequence GTGGCAACTGCTCAGCTGACCCTGCTCTGCGTCGACGTCGGCTCGACCTTCACCAAGGCGGCCCTGCTCGCTGCCGACGGCACCCTCCTGGCCCGTGCCGCGACCCCCACGACGCTTGAGAGCGACGTCCTTGACGGGGTCCGCGCGGTGGCGGCGGAGTGTGCCGCAGCCGGACACGACGTGCCGGACCTGCAGGACCGGGACCGCGTGCTGCTGTGCTCGAGTGCCGGTGGTGGCCTGCGCCTGGCAGTCGTCGGATATGAACGGCAGGTCACCGCCGAGGCCGGGCACCGGGTCGGGCTCAGCGCCGGGGCCAAGGTCGTGCACGTGGCCACCGGCACCCTGCGCACCGCCGACGTGACCGCGCTGCGGGCCGACCGGCCCGACATCGTGCTGCTGGTCGGCGGCACCGACGGCGGCAACTCCGAGGTGCTGGTGCACAACGCCCGACGTCTGGCCCGCTCCCGCGTCGGCGCCCCGATCGTGGTCGCCGGCAATGTCGAGGCTCAGGGCGCTGTCGTCGCGGAGCTCGAGGCGACCGGCCGCTCCTATGTGTTGGCCGACAATGTGCTCCCGCGCATCGGGGTCGTCGAACCGACCTCAGCGCGGGCCGCGATCCGCGAGGTCTTCCTGCGACACGTCATCGGGGGCAAGGGGCTGTCCAGGGGGCCCTTGTTCGGCTCCCTGGTGCGTGCCGCGACCCCGGATGCCGTCCTCACGGGGGTCGAGACCGTTGCCGCGGCGCGAGGTGCCGATGTGATGGTGATCGACATCGGTGGGGCGACCACCGACGTCTACTCCGTCATCACCCCCGAGGGCGAGGACGCGACGTTGCGCAAGGAGGTCGTCGCCCGGTTGTGGCACGCCCGCACCGTCGAGGGCGACCTCGGCATGCGGTGGAATGCTCCGGGCGTCCTGGAGGCAGCAGACGCAGAAGCGCTCGCGGTCCCGGAGTCTGCAGCCCTGGCGGCGTGGGTGCAGCGGGTGCACGAGCAGCCGGCCACTCTGCCCGGTGACGCGGACGCGGCCTCGCTGCTCGGTGAGCAGCAGCTGGACCTGGAGTTGGCCCGTCTCGCCGCGACCACGGCCGCACGACGCCACGCGCGTCCCGCCAACCCCGGTGAGGCTCCGCGACCGCTGCAGAACGTCCGCCACCTGCTGGGCTCCGGCGGCGTCCTGCGACACGCTCCCGAGGGCGGGGCCGAGACGGTCCTGCGCGCGGTGCTCACCGACCACGGTGGTGGGTGGCGCCCACCGGAGGACGCGCACCCGGCCGTGGACACGGCATACCTGCTGTTTGCTGCCGGGCTGCTGGCCGCTGATCACCCCGGAGTGGCCCGGCGGGTGGCCGAGCAGGTGCTGACACCTCAGTCAACAGGGCGAGGCATCGACGCACTGCGCTGA
- the msrA gene encoding peptide-methionine (S)-S-oxide reductase MsrA: MRQSRPEIPGPPLPGRSEALPDIPVTHEVLGTPLHGPWGESSEILYVAMGCFWGTERIFWRLPGVLSTAAGYMGGLTPNPTYDEVCSGRTGHAEAAMVVYDRSQTDPETLLRSFWENHDPTTQDRQGNDRGTQYRSAIYWTTQEQESAALATHDAFQQVLTDNGHGEISTELAPASEVGPFYYAETVHQQYLHKNPMGYCNHGPNGMTCPVGIVRQDQLPSQESVLGRE; encoded by the coding sequence ATGCGCCAGTCCCGTCCCGAGATCCCAGGTCCCCCGCTGCCCGGTCGCTCCGAGGCGCTCCCCGACATCCCGGTCACCCACGAGGTGCTGGGCACGCCCCTGCACGGACCGTGGGGGGAGAGCTCGGAGATCCTCTATGTCGCGATGGGCTGCTTCTGGGGCACCGAGCGGATCTTCTGGAGGCTGCCCGGTGTGCTCTCGACGGCCGCTGGCTACATGGGTGGTCTGACGCCGAACCCGACCTATGACGAGGTCTGCAGCGGCCGCACCGGCCACGCCGAGGCCGCCATGGTCGTCTATGACCGCTCGCAGACCGACCCCGAGACGCTGCTGCGCTCGTTCTGGGAGAACCACGACCCCACCACGCAGGACCGCCAGGGCAATGACCGCGGCACGCAGTATCGCTCCGCGATCTATTGGACGACCCAGGAGCAGGAGAGCGCCGCGCTGGCCACGCACGACGCCTTCCAGCAGGTGCTGACCGACAACGGCCACGGTGAGATCTCGACCGAGCTCGCTCCGGCCTCGGAAGTCGGCCCGTTCTACTACGCCGAGACCGTCCACCAGCAGTATCTGCACAAGAACCCGATGGGCTATTGCAACCACGGACCGAACGGCATGACCTGCCCCGTCGGGATCGTGCGCCAGGACCAACTGCCCAGCCAGGAGTCGGTGCTCGGGCGCGAGTGA
- the aceA gene encoding isocitrate lyase, translating into MTVTLNNPDATTESTEGPTTITSAAEALRTEWAANPRWSGIERTYSAEDVVRLQGSVVEENTLARRGAEKLWEQLQTKTFTRALGALTGNQAVQQVRAGLEAIYLSGWQVAADANLSGQTYPDQSLYPANSVPAVVRRINNALMRADQIDWSNEINETDYLVPIVADAEAGFGGPLNAFELMKQMIVSGAAGVHWEDQLASEKKCGHLGGKVLVPTAQHVRTLNAARLAADTLGVSTLVIARTDALAADLLTSDVDPIDQEFITGERTSEGFYRVRNGIEPVLARAKAYAPHSDLIWVETGTPDLGLAREFAAELHKEFPGKMLAYNCSPSFNWKSALSDSEIAAFQDELGALGYKFQFITLAGFHALNHSMFSLAHGYARNGMSAYVELQEAEFADAERGYTAVKHQAEVGTGYFDKVSTAINPTSGTLALTGSTEEEQFH; encoded by the coding sequence ATGACCGTCACGCTGAACAACCCGGACGCCACCACCGAGTCCACCGAGGGGCCCACGACGATCACGTCGGCCGCCGAGGCACTGCGCACCGAGTGGGCCGCCAACCCCCGCTGGTCCGGCATCGAGCGCACCTACTCGGCCGAGGACGTGGTGCGTCTGCAGGGCAGCGTGGTGGAGGAGAACACCCTCGCTCGCCGCGGCGCCGAGAAGCTGTGGGAGCAGCTGCAGACCAAGACCTTCACCCGTGCCCTCGGCGCGCTGACCGGCAACCAGGCCGTCCAGCAGGTCCGCGCCGGTCTGGAGGCGATCTACCTCTCCGGCTGGCAGGTCGCGGCCGACGCGAACCTCTCGGGTCAGACCTACCCCGACCAGAGCCTCTACCCCGCCAACTCCGTGCCGGCCGTGGTCCGCCGCATCAACAACGCCCTGATGCGCGCCGACCAGATCGACTGGTCCAACGAGATCAACGAGACCGACTATCTCGTGCCGATCGTCGCCGACGCTGAGGCCGGCTTCGGTGGCCCGCTCAACGCCTTCGAGCTGATGAAGCAGATGATCGTCTCCGGTGCCGCAGGGGTGCACTGGGAGGACCAGCTCGCCTCGGAGAAGAAGTGCGGCCACCTCGGTGGCAAGGTGCTCGTGCCCACCGCCCAGCACGTGCGCACCCTCAACGCAGCCCGTCTCGCGGCGGACACCCTGGGCGTCTCCACCCTGGTGATCGCCCGCACCGACGCCCTGGCCGCCGACCTGCTGACCAGCGACGTCGACCCGATCGACCAGGAGTTCATCACCGGTGAGCGCACCAGCGAGGGCTTCTACCGGGTGCGCAACGGCATCGAGCCGGTGCTTGCCCGCGCCAAGGCCTACGCCCCCCACTCCGACCTGATCTGGGTCGAGACCGGCACCCCCGACCTCGGCCTGGCGCGCGAGTTCGCGGCCGAGCTGCACAAGGAGTTCCCGGGCAAGATGCTCGCCTACAACTGCTCCCCGTCCTTCAACTGGAAGTCGGCGCTGTCCGACAGCGAGATCGCCGCGTTCCAGGACGAGCTGGGCGCGCTGGGCTACAAGTTCCAGTTCATCACCCTGGCCGGCTTCCACGCGCTCAACCACTCGATGTTCTCCCTGGCCCACGGCTACGCCCGCAATGGCATGAGCGCCTACGTCGAGCTGCAGGAGGCCGAGTTCGCCGACGCCGAGCGCGGCTACACCGCCGTCAAGCACCAGGCCGAGGTCGGCACCGGCTACTTCGACAAGGTGTCCACCGCGATCAACCCGACCAGCGGCACCCTCGCGCTCACCGGCTCCACCGAGGAAGAGCAGTTCCACTAA